One stretch of Muribaculum intestinale DNA includes these proteins:
- the istB gene encoding IS21-like element helper ATPase IstB, with product MTDIHETDRDGLRELIRSCAFDLKLPLVRRDIDLLIQQSADEQWNLWRFTAELLRREKENRSENQRRHRIKNAGFPQLRYLNEIDTDALPADARKALPTLETLDFIKNGRNLILYGNPGTGKTHLATALGIAACNAGHSVLFTSVPRLLTQIRECRNALTLRSLENKFERYDMVICDEFGYVSCDKAGAEMLFNHLSLRTDKKTTVVTTNLAFNRWNEIIDDKVLVTAMVDRLTHKAILLNMTGKSYRMKETQEMMTQQI from the coding sequence ATGACAGACATACATGAAACAGACCGTGACGGACTTCGGGAGCTCATTCGCTCATGCGCTTTCGACCTTAAACTCCCGCTTGTGCGGCGCGACATCGACCTGCTTATACAGCAGAGCGCCGACGAACAATGGAACCTATGGCGGTTTACAGCCGAACTGCTCCGGCGCGAAAAAGAGAACCGCTCTGAAAACCAGCGCCGTCACCGCATCAAAAACGCAGGGTTCCCGCAACTTCGCTATCTTAACGAAATCGACACCGACGCTCTGCCCGCCGATGCCCGGAAAGCGCTCCCGACACTCGAGACACTCGACTTCATCAAAAACGGACGCAACCTCATTCTATACGGCAATCCCGGAACAGGCAAGACTCATCTGGCGACAGCTCTCGGTATCGCCGCATGTAATGCCGGACACTCGGTGCTGTTCACATCCGTGCCAAGACTGCTCACGCAGATACGCGAGTGCCGCAACGCTTTGACACTCCGGTCGCTGGAAAACAAGTTCGAGAGATACGACATGGTCATCTGTGATGAGTTCGGATACGTCTCCTGCGACAAGGCCGGCGCAGAGATGCTCTTTAACCATCTCTCCCTCCGCACCGACAAGAAGACGACCGTCGTCACAACCAATCTCGCCTTCAACCGCTGGAACGAGATTATTGACGACAAAGTACTGGTCACCGCAATGGTAGACCGCCTGACCCACAAGGCTATACTGCTTAACATGACAGGCAAATCATACCGCATGAAAGAAACTCAGGAAATGATGACTCAACAAATATAA
- a CDS encoding tyrosine-type recombinase/integrase has product MAKSLSRFFIRKQDEKNEIATLFFRVQNKKHKVDTLFSSQIRVNVAEWKEALSCPEKWMRHQRANFNLHDSLNRIELVVKSEVEGMSFDKSRVEAEILSIANPKKAEALMKAKREEEERQREEERIKEEQERLIKEGIDAERAKIWNFIDRFCNEIKSGARLNGHDRYAPGTVKAWNSFRKLYDLFDRKHRYTWYDVDRAFVTKFLNFMEKKDYMVTAQNKYLVDLRAIISYAYADGIHNNDRALQYFAKKKIEEKDKAIEIYLTEAELQALYEMPLSGKQEEVRDIFLVGCYTCQRVSDYNDIDKDCFTTTAKGTPVIRLIQKKTRNEVKIPIMNPNLKAICEKYNYNLPYVVDVILNRYIKEILKELSDKVPDLAKMVVTKLTQKQKKLVEDGKLVVEHNEKGEVIMPRYKCVTTHTARRSGITNMYLTHKYSIVQMMHVSGHKTQKTFMDYIKLSSDEIADEIDAIANGAKSEVF; this is encoded by the coding sequence ATGGCAAAATCTCTTTCCCGGTTCTTCATCCGCAAGCAGGACGAGAAGAACGAAATCGCAACTCTTTTCTTTAGGGTGCAGAACAAGAAACACAAAGTCGATACGCTCTTTTCCTCTCAGATACGTGTGAATGTTGCGGAGTGGAAAGAGGCTTTGTCGTGTCCTGAAAAATGGATGCGACATCAAAGGGCGAACTTCAATCTACACGACTCACTCAATAGGATTGAACTGGTAGTGAAGTCGGAAGTAGAGGGCATGTCTTTCGATAAGTCACGTGTTGAGGCCGAGATCCTCTCTATCGCCAATCCGAAGAAAGCAGAAGCCCTAATGAAAGCTAAGCGTGAAGAGGAGGAACGGCAACGCGAGGAAGAACGCATAAAGGAAGAGCAGGAACGTCTGATAAAGGAAGGCATCGATGCTGAACGCGCCAAAATATGGAACTTCATAGACCGATTTTGCAATGAAATCAAGAGCGGTGCCAGGCTTAATGGTCATGATAGATATGCGCCCGGCACTGTGAAGGCATGGAATAGCTTTCGGAAGCTGTATGACTTGTTTGACAGAAAGCATCGCTACACGTGGTATGATGTAGACCGTGCGTTCGTCACCAAATTCCTGAATTTTATGGAGAAGAAAGATTATATGGTGACTGCGCAGAATAAATACCTGGTCGATCTACGAGCAATCATCAGCTATGCCTATGCCGACGGAATACACAACAATGACCGCGCCCTGCAATATTTCGCAAAAAAGAAAATTGAAGAGAAAGACAAGGCTATTGAAATATACCTTACCGAAGCAGAGCTTCAGGCATTGTATGAAATGCCACTGTCAGGCAAGCAGGAAGAGGTGCGCGATATATTTCTTGTCGGGTGCTACACCTGTCAGCGCGTGAGCGATTACAACGACATTGACAAGGATTGTTTCACCACTACTGCCAAAGGAACACCGGTAATACGCCTCATTCAGAAGAAAACCCGCAACGAGGTAAAGATTCCTATAATGAATCCCAACCTAAAGGCTATATGCGAAAAATACAACTACAATCTCCCTTATGTTGTTGACGTGATACTCAACCGCTACATAAAGGAGATTCTGAAGGAGTTGTCCGATAAAGTGCCCGACTTAGCCAAGATGGTAGTAACCAAACTTACTCAAAAGCAGAAGAAACTGGTGGAGGACGGCAAGCTCGTTGTCGAGCACAACGAAAAGGGAGAGGTGATAATGCCTCGCTACAAGTGCGTGACAACCCACACAGCCCGCCGTAGCGGAATCACCAACATGTACCTAACCCACAAATACTCCATCGTACAGATGATGCACGTCAGCGGCCACAAGACACAAAAGACCTTTATGGACTATATCAAACTCTCCTCGGACGAAATCGCCGACGAGATAGACGCAATCGCTAATGGCGCGAAATCCGAAGTATTTTGA